In Lachnospiraceae bacterium, one DNA window encodes the following:
- a CDS encoding LysR family transcriptional regulator, whose amino-acid sequence MELKEARYILAIAKHQSIGKAAESLYISQPSLSKYLKNLEERLGAPLFDRRENHYYPTYMGERYLYYAERIAAFGDQWSQEFDDIAHQEKGRLNIAAPIMMGTTLIEPSLMGFHKRHPYVTLNIMEAINFVAENSLGDNSIDLTIYNVHKFPENMDYQILRKEEIVLVLNKDHPLCKKAQTKEGFLHPWLDLKMLEKENFILLYPDQNTGGIAQSLFKEYSMEPTVLLHTRNSAMSIRLAIQGLGAAFAPESYFREESRFFPEGCCFSIGTKPVLTTSIAAYQKKKYLSQHARDYMEILKNYAASLSASK is encoded by the coding sequence ATGGAATTAAAAGAAGCCCGTTATATTCTCGCTATTGCAAAACACCAGAGTATCGGAAAGGCTGCGGAATCCCTGTATATCTCCCAGCCCTCTTTAAGCAAATATTTAAAAAACCTGGAGGAACGTTTAGGAGCGCCCCTATTTGACCGCCGGGAAAATCACTACTATCCCACTTACATGGGTGAACGTTATCTGTACTATGCAGAGCGCATTGCTGCCTTTGGTGATCAGTGGAGCCAGGAATTTGATGATATTGCCCACCAGGAAAAAGGACGTTTAAACATTGCTGCCCCTATTATGATGGGTACAACATTGATCGAACCATCCCTTATGGGCTTTCACAAGCGGCACCCTTATGTCACCTTAAATATTATGGAAGCCATCAATTTCGTAGCAGAAAACAGTCTTGGGGACAACTCCATTGACCTGACTATTTATAATGTACATAAATTTCCGGAAAATATGGATTATCAGATATTAAGAAAAGAAGAGATCGTGCTGGTCTTAAACAAAGACCACCCATTATGTAAAAAAGCCCAGACCAAGGAAGGCTTCCTCCATCCATGGCTGGACTTAAAAATGCTTGAAAAAGAAAACTTCATCCTTCTATATCCGGACCAGAATACCGGCGGCATCGCACAGTCTTTATTTAAAGAATATTCCATGGAACCAACAGTACTCCTTCACACCCGCAACAGTGCTATGTCCATCCGCCTGGCGATCCAGGGACTCGGAGCTGCCTTTGCCCCAGAAAGCTATTTTCGGGAAGAATCCCGCTTTTTTCCTGAAGGATGCTGCTTTTCCATTGGTACAAAACCGGTGCTCACCACTTCCATTGCTGCATACCAGAAAAAGAAATATCTTTCTCAGCATGCCAGAGACTATATGGAAATCCTGAAAAACTATGCTGCTTCCCTATCAGCTTCAAAATAG
- a CDS encoding ABC transporter permease — protein MKKSSAWFMLIPGLMILFLFLAIPLLRVLFPSIFSGAYPFDAYVGFFQDEYYRNIFIRTVKIAVITTFVCMAGGIPTAYFISRCSKKWRGILLAASIFPMMTNSVIRSFAWINILGSNGIINKVLVGLGMVPKPLKLLYTDFSIIIGSVYLFLPLMIVTVAGVMENIDDDMMEAALSLGAARMEAFMKVIFPMSLPGIIVGGILVFTGTLTAYTTPQLLGGNSNMVLATLIYQRAMSVSDWTGASVIALIMIVVTLAVIRGFNALAAKLDQRGEDYA, from the coding sequence ATGAAAAAGAGCAGTGCATGGTTTATGCTCATACCAGGACTGATGATACTGTTTTTATTTCTGGCGATCCCATTGTTACGGGTATTGTTTCCAAGCATCTTTTCCGGGGCATATCCGTTTGATGCTTATGTGGGATTTTTCCAGGATGAGTATTACAGAAACATATTTATCCGTACGGTAAAGATTGCAGTGATCACTACTTTTGTCTGTATGGCGGGAGGTATCCCCACAGCTTATTTTATCAGCCGGTGCAGCAAGAAATGGAGAGGTATACTCCTTGCAGCGTCCATTTTCCCGATGATGACCAACTCTGTTATACGAAGCTTTGCATGGATCAATATTCTGGGAAGCAATGGCATTATCAATAAAGTGCTGGTTGGACTGGGAATGGTGCCAAAGCCATTAAAATTATTGTATACCGATTTTTCTATTATTATCGGTTCTGTATATCTGTTTCTTCCGCTGATGATCGTAACAGTAGCAGGTGTTATGGAAAATATTGATGATGACATGATGGAAGCAGCCTTAAGTCTTGGGGCGGCCCGCATGGAAGCCTTTATGAAGGTGATCTTCCCTATGAGTCTTCCGGGCATTATTGTAGGAGGTATCCTGGTATTTACCGGAACGCTGACTGCTTATACAACACCTCAGTTATTAGGAGGCAATTCCAACATGGTACTGGCGACCCTGATCTACCAGCGTGCAATGTCTGTCAGTGACTGGACAGGTGCTTCTGTGATCGCACTGATCATGATAGTTGTAACACTGGCTGTTATCCGGGGCTTCAATGCGCTGGCAGCTAAACTGGATCAAAGAGGTGAGGATTATGCGTAA